CACTCCCCTAGGGTGGTGTGGAGTACCATCTAAATCCAACCATTGATATCAAAGGGTATTATGGAGATTTCACGGTACCCTGTCCGGGGTACCATAAAAGAGCTCGCAAAATATGAGGCTTTTGCCCGCCTTTGTACAAGCTAAAGCATACCAAATGAATAGTTGGTAAAGCTAGAATCATGCAAACAAATTGACTCGTAGGAGGAAATAGAATTTTGCTAAAAGTATCACCTTGTCACTTTGTCAGAACCTTTTCAAGGAAAACTGGTGTTTTCACTGCTTTGCTAAGAATAATGACTTGATCAGAAACCAAACAAGAGATGGCCCGGTCGGTGAAAACAAAGAATCAGTTGCACACTAAATTATTGGATGCCTGTGCAAAAGGTAAGGCGTAAATAACTCCAACTGCACAGTAGGCGGATGACTTGTGTGCGCCGGGGAATACAGACAACCTTTTGGAGAAACTTTTGCTGGAAGACAAAGATACCCTGGACTCTGGAGTAGTGCATCCTATATCCGCGAGGAGACAAGCATGAATAGTAAGGGGGGAAAAAACATTTGACCAAAAAGAGCGCAGTACGTCATTGCACGGGAAAGGTCCCAGCGGCCTCAGCCGGTTTTAAAGACCTCTTTTTATCTGTCCCTCTCATGGACAGTAAACATGGAGCAGCATTGCAGCAAACGTCATTGAACGGGAAAGGTCGTAGTAATGAATCAAGTAATAGTACTGTGAACTTATGAAAGCGAGGCAGAGTAAAATAACCTGTCCATCGAGCTGCGGCGCCTTGTGGCGGAGGAAGCGGTGGATGCCGTGCTCGACGGCGACGCGCGCGAGCTTCTCCTTGTCGACGTTGGCTGCGCGGAGGCGCGTGAGCGGGCCGGGCGGGAGGCTGCGGTAGGTGAGGAAGACCTCCCGGGACATGAGGCAGGTtagcacgccgtcgccgaggTACTCGAGCCGCTCGTAGGTGGAGTCGCCGGGCGGGTAAGGGTAGTAGTAGGAGCCGTGCGTGAGCGCCTCCCCCACCAGGGACTTGTCCCCGAACTCGTACCCGAGGAGGGTCTCCACGGCGGCCACGTCCTCCGGGCCCATCGGCGGCGCGAACCACGGCggcgcctcctcgcgctccaggctctcctcctccctagGCATCTCGTTGTCGGCGGCTGGAGGAGACGGCGTGTCCATTGCTACTAGAGATAGGAGTAGATCGGGGGAACGGTGGAGGCGTTTGTTTAAAAAGCTGAGGAGCAggcgcgcggcgccggcgcggttTCTGGAAGACTCCGGAGGGCGGTCGGAAACGGAAAAGAGGGACACGAGATTGGTCgatggaggaaggagagagcCAAAGAGGGTTTCAGCTATCTTAACTGCGGCGTTGGTCGTTTGGGTCGACGACGACTTGGAGATGTGTTCTATGTGCACCACCCGCTTTCTTTTTTCCGTGAAGATGTGTGTATGGCTTGGCGTGCGGAGCACTTCCGGTTTGGTCGGGTGTGGGCTCGGATTGGGTCGATGATGGTTGAGAGGCGTGAGCTGGTGAGCACCGCAGGCAGCGCCGGGAGTGGAAAACGTCAAAGGAAGTTGCTACTCCGGTACGATGACGTAGTGACGCTAATGCAGAGGCTGTACCGATCCGGTACCTACCCATAGCATGCTGGCCACTAGATGAGGCGTGTGCTTGCTATGCTGGCCACTAGATGAGGCGTGTGCTGCATGACCAAGGTCCtgtttgtttgaatttctaCATCAGCTTCTCGTGtttttagcaatctcaaaaacaTTTTTCCTGTTTACACGTGAAACTGAGAATCACCTTCAGAcgtgcttttggtgcttctagctgagaaccacgtccggaggtgcttctcagtttcatgtgtaaacggaagaagtgcttttgatattgctagaagcac
This is a stretch of genomic DNA from Brachypodium distachyon strain Bd21 chromosome 1, Brachypodium_distachyon_v3.0, whole genome shotgun sequence. It encodes these proteins:
- the LOC100828651 gene encoding ribonuclease 3-like protein 3 isoform X4 translates to MDTPSPPAADNEMPREEESLEREEAPPWFAPPMGPEDVAAVETLLGYEFGDKSLVGEALTHGSYYYPYPPGDSTYERLEYLGDGVLTCLMSREVFLTYRSLPPGPLTRLRAANVDKEKLARVAVEHGIHRFLRHKAPQLDGQIDDFIKELCKYKYHSNGLLDAPKVLSDIVESLIGAIYLDSNFNQEVVWRVFRNLADPLISLETLGKHPVSELLEFCQKTRRGLQFVKDGWDKHLKVDVLVDGCGRQEVFLRSIGEGGGEVLRIAAKVTP